In a genomic window of Anomalospiza imberbis isolate Cuckoo-Finch-1a 21T00152 chromosome 5, ASM3175350v1, whole genome shotgun sequence:
- the LOC137474906 gene encoding uncharacterized protein: MGQAIKVTRQGGKQGGVQSSSTAPPRLPDRSSRRELKTRRTPWDLAPAWEAPFLREEALAAAWQPSLGPGLRSGPSLLPAAGGGAGAAVGARSPRQGYGPQSRMRPPGLPRAERTGAPFANPSGGTGAPAAPPRRPRPRGAPRLDGARTAHPHRARRGRSDVRLPRRSLLPSPSGPKMLNPCANLKQSPHAAVNCCPAHDAFHIHLQCLCTSPGGGDLQAWMCDSVVPPHGKLFLMLIPGCLQVLMTNSPASSDINPWEK, translated from the exons ATGGGTCAG GCCATAAAAGTCACGaggcaaggaggaaaacaaggagGTGTCCAGAGTTCAAGCACAGCACCTCCGCGACTCCCGGACCGCAGCTCCCGGCGGGAGCTGAAAACCCGGCGAACACCGTGGGATCTCGCTCCTGCGTGGGAGGCACCATTTCTGCGGGAAGAagctcttgctgctgcttggCAGCCGAGCCTGGGACCGGGCCTGCGCTCCGGGCCCTCCCTGCTGCcggcagcgggcgggggggcGGGCGCTGCCGTCGGGGCGCGGAGCCCCCGCCAAGGATATGGCCCCCAGTCAAGGATGCggcccccggggctgccccgggccgaGCGGACCGGAGCCCCCTTCGCCAACCCCTCGGGGGGAACCGGAGCTCCCGCGGCGCCCCCGCGGCGGCCACGACCCCGCGGGGCTCCGCGCCTCGATGGCGCCCGCACCGCGCACCCGCACCGGGCCCGCCGCGGGAGGAGCGACGTTCGCCTTCCCCGGAGATCCCTCCTCCCGTCCCCCTCGGGTCCTAAAATG CTAAatccttgtgcaaatctgaagCAGAGCCCTCATGCTGCAGTAAATTGTTGCCCAGCCCATGATGCCTTTCACATCCATTTGCAG tGTCTTTGTACAAGTCCTGGAGGTGGAGATCTCCAAGCCTGGATGTGTGATAGTGTAGTGCCCCCTCATGGGAAGTTGTTCCTGATGCTGATTCCTGGCTGCCTCCAG